The proteins below come from a single Streptomyces sp. MRC013 genomic window:
- a CDS encoding acetyl-CoA C-acetyltransferase, giving the protein MTTEAYVYEAIRTPRGRGKAGGSLYGTKPVDLVVGLIRELLARHPGLDPAAVDDIVLGVVSPVGDQGSDIARIAAIAAGLPDTVAGVQENRFCASGLEAVNMAAAKIRSGWEDLVLAGGVESMSRVPMGSDGGAWMADPMTNLATGFVPQGVGADLIATVEGFSRRDVDEYAALSQERAAAAWKEGRFDRSVVPVRDRSGLVVLDRDEHMRPGTTADSLAALRPSFAGIGEAGGFDAVALQKYHWVERIDHVHHAGNSSGLVDGAALVAVGSREAGERHGLAPRARVVSAAVSGSDPTIMLTGPAPASRKALAKAGLTIDDIDLVEINEAFAAVVLRYARDMGLPLDRINVNGGAIALGHPLGATGAMILGTLVDELERQDKRYGLATLCVGGGMGIATVVERL; this is encoded by the coding sequence GTGACCACCGAAGCGTACGTGTACGAAGCGATCCGCACCCCCCGCGGGCGCGGCAAGGCCGGCGGCTCCCTGTACGGCACCAAGCCCGTCGACCTCGTCGTCGGCCTGATCCGGGAGCTGCTCGCCCGGCACCCCGGTCTCGACCCGGCGGCCGTCGACGACATCGTCCTCGGCGTCGTCTCGCCCGTCGGCGACCAGGGCTCCGACATCGCCAGGATCGCGGCCATCGCCGCCGGGCTGCCCGACACGGTCGCCGGCGTCCAGGAGAACCGCTTCTGCGCCTCCGGGCTCGAAGCGGTCAACATGGCCGCCGCGAAGATCCGCTCGGGCTGGGAGGACCTCGTGCTCGCCGGCGGCGTCGAGTCGATGTCCCGCGTCCCGATGGGCTCCGACGGCGGCGCCTGGATGGCCGACCCGATGACCAACCTCGCGACCGGGTTCGTCCCGCAGGGCGTCGGCGCCGACCTCATCGCCACCGTGGAGGGCTTCTCCCGGCGCGACGTCGACGAGTACGCGGCGCTCTCCCAGGAGCGTGCCGCCGCCGCCTGGAAGGAGGGCCGCTTCGACCGGTCCGTCGTCCCCGTCAGGGACCGCAGCGGGCTCGTCGTCCTCGACCGGGACGAGCACATGCGCCCCGGCACCACCGCCGACTCCCTCGCCGCGCTCAGGCCGTCCTTCGCCGGCATCGGGGAGGCGGGCGGCTTCGACGCCGTCGCCCTGCAGAAGTACCACTGGGTCGAGAGGATCGACCACGTCCACCACGCCGGCAACTCCTCCGGCCTCGTCGACGGCGCCGCACTCGTCGCCGTCGGCTCCCGCGAGGCCGGCGAGCGCCACGGGCTGGCGCCCCGCGCCCGCGTCGTCTCCGCCGCCGTCTCCGGCTCCGACCCCACCATCATGCTCACCGGACCGGCCCCGGCCAGCCGCAAGGCCCTCGCCAAGGCCGGGCTCACCATCGACGACATCGACCTCGTGGAGATCAACGAGGCGTTCGCCGCGGTCGTCCTGCGCTACGCCCGAGACATGGGCCTGCCCCTCGACAGGATCAACGTCAACGGCGGCGCCATCGCGCTCGGCCACCCGCTCGGCGCCACCGGCGCGATGATCCTCGGCACCCTCGTGGACGAACTGGAGCGCCAGGACAAGCGGTACGGCCTCGCCACCCTCTGCGTCGGCGGCGGCATGGGCATCGCCACCGTCGTCGAGCGCCTCTGA
- a CDS encoding CaiB/BaiF CoA-transferase family protein produces MAATEDGPLRGVRVVELAGIGPGPHAAMLLADLGADVVRVDRPGGPGLGIDPAYDLTNRNKRSVLIDLKTRGGPAAVLDLAERADVLVEGYRPGVAERLGVGPRACLARNPRLVYGRITGWGQEGPLADRAGHDITYTAVTGALSTVGAPGGPPAVPANLLGDYAGGSLYLVVGVLAALHHARAEGGTGQVVDAAITDGTAHLTTMIHGMLAAGAWQDRRGANLLDGGCPFYGTYETSDGGHMAVGALEQRFYDGFARLLGLDEHTAAARREPARWEELRTAVAARFRTRTRAEWTALFEGTDACVAPVLSLREAPGHPHLAARSTFTRHGGLTQPAPAPRFSATPGSVRRPPARPGADADEVARDWGVPGVRPAGGGAGVRRRTPVPGPTRSAWPPAVRRPPDPSSTVRRSPRRERPDP; encoded by the coding sequence ATGGCGGCGACGGAGGACGGCCCGCTCCGCGGGGTGCGCGTGGTCGAGTTGGCGGGCATCGGACCCGGCCCGCACGCGGCGATGCTCCTCGCCGACCTCGGGGCCGACGTCGTGCGCGTCGACCGGCCCGGCGGCCCCGGCCTCGGCATCGACCCCGCGTACGACCTCACCAACCGCAACAAGCGCTCCGTCCTCATCGACCTCAAGACCCGCGGCGGACCCGCGGCCGTCCTCGACCTCGCCGAACGCGCCGACGTCCTCGTCGAGGGCTACCGCCCCGGCGTCGCCGAACGGCTCGGCGTCGGCCCCCGCGCGTGCCTCGCCCGCAACCCGCGGCTCGTCTACGGGCGGATCACCGGCTGGGGCCAGGAGGGCCCGCTCGCCGACCGCGCCGGCCACGACATCACGTACACCGCCGTCACCGGCGCCCTCTCCACGGTCGGCGCGCCCGGCGGACCCCCCGCCGTCCCCGCCAACCTGCTGGGCGACTACGCCGGCGGCTCCCTCTACCTCGTCGTCGGGGTCCTCGCGGCCCTGCACCACGCGCGCGCCGAGGGCGGCACCGGGCAGGTCGTCGACGCCGCGATCACCGACGGCACGGCCCACCTCACCACGATGATCCACGGCATGCTCGCCGCCGGCGCCTGGCAGGACCGGCGCGGCGCCAACCTCCTCGACGGCGGCTGCCCCTTCTACGGCACCTACGAGACCTCCGACGGCGGCCACATGGCCGTCGGCGCGCTGGAGCAGCGGTTCTACGACGGGTTCGCCCGCCTCCTCGGCCTCGACGAGCACACCGCCGCCGCCCGCCGGGAGCCGGCCCGCTGGGAAGAGCTGCGCACCGCCGTCGCCGCCCGGTTCCGCACCCGCACCCGCGCCGAGTGGACCGCCCTGTTCGAGGGCACCGACGCCTGCGTCGCCCCGGTCCTGTCACTGCGCGAGGCCCCCGGCCACCCGCACCTCGCCGCCCGCTCCACGTTCACCCGGCACGGCGGGCTCACCCAGCCCGCGCCCGCGCCCCGCTTCTCCGCGACCCCCGGCTCCGTACGCCGCCCGCCCGCCCGGCCGGGCGCAGACGCCGACGAGGTCGCCCGCGACTGGGGCGTGCCGGGCGTCCGCCCCGCCGGCGGGGGGGCCGGGGTGAGGCGCCGGACGCCGGTGCCGGGTCCGACGCGGTCCGCGTGGCCGCCCGCCGTCCGCCGTCCGCCTGACCCATCATCGACGGTGAGGCGATCCCCGCGACGCGAAAGGCCCGACCCGTGA
- a CDS encoding saccharopine dehydrogenase NADP-binding domain-containing protein: MDTRDGTARAFDVVLFGATGFVGELTARYLAAHAPAGCRWALAGRDRGRLERLREALAAEHPECARLPLLAADAGDADALRDLAESARVVATTVGPYVWYGEPLVAACAEAGTDYVDLTGEPEFVDLTYVRHDARARETGARLVHACGFDSVPHDLGVYFTVRHLPRDVPLRVDGFVRTNAGFSGGTLASALTALGRVGQTARAARERRLHEPRRVGRRIGTPLGGPRFSRETGAWALPLPTLDPRVVARSAAALPVYGPDFRYRHYAAVRTLPAALGGAAAVGAGFALAQLPPARRWLMERHGPGAGPDAERRRRSWFRVRFVGEGGGRRVCTEVSGGDPGYDETAKMLAESALCLAFDEGLPPTAGQVTTAVAMGDALLGRLRAAGVRFRVADAR, translated from the coding sequence ATGGACACGCGGGACGGCACGGCACGGGCGTTCGACGTGGTCCTCTTCGGGGCGACCGGGTTCGTCGGGGAGCTCACCGCCCGGTACCTCGCCGCGCACGCCCCGGCCGGCTGCCGCTGGGCGCTCGCCGGACGGGACCGGGGCAGACTGGAGCGGCTGCGCGAGGCGCTCGCCGCCGAGCACCCGGAGTGCGCCCGCCTGCCGCTGCTGGCCGCGGACGCCGGCGACGCGGACGCGCTGCGGGACCTCGCGGAGTCGGCGCGGGTGGTCGCCACGACGGTCGGCCCGTACGTCTGGTACGGCGAACCGCTCGTCGCCGCCTGCGCCGAGGCGGGGACGGACTACGTGGACCTGACGGGCGAGCCGGAGTTCGTCGACCTGACGTACGTGCGCCACGACGCGCGGGCGCGGGAGACGGGGGCGCGGCTGGTGCACGCCTGCGGCTTCGACTCGGTCCCGCACGACCTGGGCGTGTACTTCACCGTGCGGCACCTGCCCCGGGACGTGCCGCTGCGGGTCGACGGGTTCGTCCGGACGAACGCCGGCTTCTCGGGCGGCACCCTCGCCTCCGCGCTCACCGCCCTGGGGCGGGTCGGGCAGACGGCGCGGGCGGCCCGGGAGCGGCGGCTGCACGAGCCGCGGCGGGTGGGGCGGCGGATCGGGACACCGCTGGGCGGGCCGCGGTTCAGCCGGGAGACGGGGGCGTGGGCGCTGCCGCTGCCGACGCTGGACCCGCGGGTCGTGGCCCGGTCGGCGGCGGCGCTGCCGGTGTACGGGCCGGACTTCCGGTACCGGCACTACGCGGCGGTGCGCACCCTGCCGGCGGCGCTGGGCGGCGCGGCGGCCGTGGGCGCGGGCTTCGCGCTGGCCCAACTCCCACCGGCCCGGCGGTGGCTGATGGAACGCCACGGGCCGGGCGCCGGGCCGGACGCGGAGCGCAGGCGGCGCAGCTGGTTCCGGGTGCGGTTCGTCGGCGAGGGCGGCGGGCGGCGGGTGTGCACGGAGGTGTCGGGCGGCGACCCGGGCTACGACGAGACGGCGAAGATGCTCGCCGAGTCGGCGCTGTGCCTCGCCTTCGACGAGGGCCTGCCGCCGACGGCCGGGCAGGTGACGACGGCCGTCGCGATGGGCGACGCGCTGCTGGGCCGGCTGCGGGCGGCGGGCGTCCGGTTCCGGGTGGCCGACGCCCGCTGA
- a CDS encoding VOC family protein, with translation MIGRLQCVVLDCPDPLRLARFYEGVLGGAVNRPDPRWSLDDDWATLHLDDGRVLAFQRAAGHRPPRWPDPEHPQQFHLDVGVDDLASARARVLALGATVLDEGGPERSWTVCADPAGHPFCLVRE, from the coding sequence GTGATCGGCCGCCTCCAGTGCGTGGTCCTCGACTGCCCCGACCCGCTGCGCCTCGCCCGTTTCTACGAGGGCGTGCTGGGCGGCGCCGTGAACCGGCCCGACCCCCGCTGGTCCCTCGACGACGACTGGGCCACGCTCCACCTCGACGACGGGCGCGTCCTGGCCTTCCAGCGGGCCGCCGGCCACCGGCCGCCCCGCTGGCCCGACCCGGAGCACCCCCAGCAGTTCCACCTCGACGTCGGCGTGGACGACCTGGCGAGCGCCCGCGCCCGGGTCCTGGCGCTGGGCGCGACGGTGCTGGACGAGGGCGGCCCGGAGCGGAGCTGGACCGTGTGCGCCGACCCGGCCGGCCACCCGTTCTGCCTCGTGCGGGAGTGA
- a CDS encoding endonuclease V, with translation MTILETPAGWPADEAGALAVQDELRARVVLDEPGPPVGTGLVTGVDVAYDDERDLVAAAAVVLDARTLDVVDEATAVGRVAFPYVPGLLAFRELPAVLAALEALTAGPGLVVCDGYGRAHPRRFGLASHLGVLTGLPVFGVAKNPFAFTCEQPGPRRGSASPLLAGTEEVGRALRTRDGVKPVFVSAGHRVALDGACAHTLALTPRYRLPETTRQADALCRRALREAAVRQGSGV, from the coding sequence ATGACGATTCTCGAGACACCCGCCGGCTGGCCCGCCGACGAGGCCGGGGCCCTGGCCGTCCAGGACGAACTGCGCGCCCGCGTGGTGCTGGACGAGCCGGGGCCCCCGGTCGGCACGGGCCTGGTGACCGGGGTCGACGTGGCGTACGACGACGAGCGCGACCTCGTCGCCGCGGCCGCCGTCGTGCTGGACGCCCGCACCCTCGACGTGGTCGACGAGGCCACCGCGGTCGGCCGGGTCGCCTTCCCGTACGTGCCGGGGCTCCTCGCCTTCCGCGAACTGCCCGCGGTCCTCGCCGCGCTGGAGGCCCTGACGGCCGGTCCGGGCCTCGTCGTCTGCGACGGCTACGGGCGGGCCCACCCGCGCCGCTTCGGCCTCGCCAGCCACCTCGGCGTGCTCACCGGCCTGCCGGTGTTCGGCGTCGCCAAGAACCCGTTCGCCTTCACCTGCGAGCAGCCGGGCCCCCGCCGCGGCTCCGCCTCCCCGCTCCTGGCCGGGACGGAGGAGGTGGGGCGCGCCCTGCGCACCAGGGACGGCGTCAAACCGGTCTTCGTCTCGGCCGGGCACCGCGTCGCCCTGGACGGCGCCTGCGCCCACACGCTGGCGCTGACCCCCCGCTACCGCCTGCCGGAGACCACCCGGCAGGCGGACGCCCTGTGCCGCCGGGCACTGCGGGAGGCCGCGGTGCGGCAGGGGAGCGGCGTGTGA
- a CDS encoding oxidoreductase, with amino-acid sequence MTAMGKTRRPVSLALCGAVVAAAALLAGPTAQAGQRVRAGAPDAAGGEVGWRPVGTGSTARFRGLAAVDRDAAWVAGSGGTVLRTADGGRTWRDVSPPGAGELEFRDVEAFDGRRAVVLAVGEGEASRILRTEDGGTTWTEGFRNPDPRAFYDCLAFFDRRRGLAVSDPVDGRFRILSTADGGRTWRVLPDAGMPRALPGEAGFAASGQCLVTSGPRDVWLATGGGAAGRVLHSADRGLTWTVADAAIPAGDPARGVFGLAFRGRAHGVAVGGDYRADRPSPHAAAVTRDGGRAWRPAAAPPPAYRSGVAWLPHGRTAALAVGPTGTDLTRDGGRTWRTVDTGSYDTVDCAPDSGCWASGERGRVARLAAGRAAGRDGAP; translated from the coding sequence ATGACAGCCATGGGGAAGACGAGACGGCCGGTGTCACTGGCGCTGTGCGGGGCGGTCGTGGCCGCGGCGGCCCTGCTGGCCGGACCGACGGCACAGGCCGGGCAGCGGGTGCGGGCCGGGGCGCCGGACGCGGCCGGGGGAGAGGTCGGCTGGCGGCCGGTCGGCACGGGGAGCACGGCCAGGTTCCGCGGTCTGGCCGCCGTGGACCGCGACGCGGCGTGGGTCGCCGGCTCGGGCGGTACGGTCCTGCGCACCGCCGACGGGGGCCGCACCTGGCGGGACGTGTCCCCGCCGGGCGCGGGGGAGCTGGAGTTCCGGGACGTCGAGGCGTTCGACGGGCGCCGCGCGGTGGTGCTGGCCGTCGGAGAGGGCGAGGCGTCCCGGATCCTGCGCACCGAGGACGGCGGGACCACCTGGACGGAAGGGTTCCGCAACCCCGACCCGCGGGCGTTCTACGACTGCCTCGCCTTCTTCGACCGGCGCCGCGGCCTCGCCGTGAGCGACCCCGTCGACGGACGGTTCCGCATCCTGTCCACGGCGGACGGCGGGCGCACCTGGCGGGTCCTGCCCGACGCCGGCATGCCGCGGGCGCTGCCGGGCGAGGCCGGGTTCGCGGCGAGCGGCCAGTGCCTGGTGACCTCCGGCCCCCGCGACGTGTGGCTGGCGACCGGCGGCGGCGCTGCCGGCCGCGTGCTGCACTCCGCGGACCGGGGTCTGACCTGGACCGTCGCCGACGCGGCGATACCGGCGGGCGACCCCGCGCGCGGGGTGTTCGGGCTCGCCTTCCGGGGCCGCGCGCACGGCGTCGCGGTCGGCGGTGACTACCGGGCCGACCGGCCGTCCCCGCACGCCGCCGCCGTCACCCGGGACGGCGGCCGCGCCTGGCGGCCGGCCGCGGCGCCGCCGCCCGCCTACCGCTCCGGCGTCGCGTGGCTTCCGCACGGCCGCACGGCGGCGCTCGCGGTGGGCCCGACCGGCACGGACCTCACCAGGGACGGCGGCCGCACCTGGCGGACCGTCGACACCGGTTCGTACGACACCGTCGACTGCGCCCCCGACTCCGGCTGCTGGGCCTCCGGGGAGCGGGGGCGCGTGGCGCGGCTCGCCGCGGGCAGGGCTGCCGGCCGCGACGGGGCGCCTTAG
- a CDS encoding ATP-binding cassette domain-containing protein — MSSPPAHPALSCAGLAFAWPDGTPVLDGLNLAVGPGRTGLVGRNGSGKSTLLKLLAGELAPTAGTVRAAGGVGHLPQDAALDTRLRVDEALGVAGTRAALHAIESGDVREEHFAAVGDDWDVEERARATLDRLGLDRIGLDRTTGEVSGGECVLLRLAALLLARPAVLLLDEPTNNLDRHARRRLYAAVDAWPGVLVVASHDRELLERVDRVAELRGGELTWYGGPYSAYEEAVAAEQEAAERTVRAAGSDVRRQRRELAEAQARLAKRRRYGEKQAANKVVPPIVAGGLKRAAQVSAGRHRAVHAERLDRARERLEEAVEAVRDDDAIRVELPHTAVPPGRDVLLLRDLELRHGARIDGEFEVRGPERIALVGRNGSGKSTLLRTIAGEVEPRAGEAAARVPLRFLPQRLDVLDDGLTVVENVARFAPGATPNRVRARLARFLFRGAEADRPAGTLSGGERFRATLAALLLAEPAPQLLMLDEPTNNLDAASVRSLVQALEGYEGALLVAGHDVPFLEAIGITRTLDMDALTSPRGAT; from the coding sequence ATGTCATCTCCGCCCGCCCACCCCGCCCTCTCCTGCGCCGGTCTGGCCTTCGCCTGGCCCGACGGCACCCCCGTCCTCGACGGGCTGAACCTCGCGGTCGGCCCCGGCCGCACCGGTCTCGTCGGCCGGAACGGGTCGGGCAAGTCGACCCTGCTGAAACTGCTGGCCGGCGAGTTGGCGCCGACCGCCGGGACCGTCCGCGCCGCCGGTGGCGTCGGCCACCTCCCGCAGGACGCCGCGTTGGACACCCGGCTGCGGGTCGACGAGGCCCTGGGCGTCGCCGGCACGCGGGCCGCCCTGCACGCCATCGAGTCGGGTGACGTGCGCGAGGAGCACTTCGCGGCCGTCGGCGACGACTGGGACGTCGAGGAGCGGGCACGCGCCACGCTCGACCGGCTCGGACTCGACCGGATCGGCCTGGACCGCACCACCGGGGAGGTGTCGGGCGGTGAGTGCGTGCTGCTGCGGCTCGCCGCCCTGCTCCTGGCGCGGCCCGCCGTCCTGCTGCTCGACGAACCGACCAACAACCTCGACCGGCACGCCCGGCGCCGCCTGTACGCGGCGGTCGACGCCTGGCCGGGCGTCCTCGTCGTGGCCAGCCACGACCGGGAGCTGCTGGAGCGCGTCGACCGCGTCGCGGAGCTGCGCGGCGGCGAGTTGACCTGGTACGGGGGGCCCTACTCCGCGTACGAGGAGGCCGTCGCCGCCGAGCAGGAGGCGGCCGAGCGGACGGTCCGCGCCGCCGGGTCGGACGTGCGCCGGCAGCGGCGCGAACTGGCCGAGGCGCAGGCCAGGCTGGCGAAGCGCAGGAGGTACGGGGAGAAGCAGGCCGCGAACAAGGTCGTGCCGCCGATCGTGGCGGGCGGTCTCAAGCGCGCCGCGCAGGTCTCGGCCGGCAGACACCGGGCCGTCCACGCCGAGCGGCTCGACCGTGCGCGGGAGCGGCTGGAGGAGGCGGTGGAGGCCGTACGGGACGACGACGCGATCCGGGTCGAGCTGCCGCACACGGCCGTGCCGCCGGGCCGGGACGTGCTGCTGCTGCGCGACCTGGAGCTGCGCCACGGCGCCCGGATCGACGGGGAGTTCGAGGTGCGCGGACCAGAGCGGATCGCCCTGGTGGGGCGGAACGGGTCCGGCAAGTCGACGCTGCTGCGGACGATCGCCGGGGAGGTGGAGCCACGGGCCGGCGAGGCGGCCGCACGGGTCCCGTTGCGCTTCCTGCCGCAGCGGCTGGACGTCCTGGACGACGGGCTGACCGTCGTCGAGAACGTGGCGCGGTTCGCGCCCGGCGCCACGCCCAACCGCGTCCGGGCGCGCCTCGCGCGGTTCCTGTTCCGGGGCGCGGAGGCCGACCGGCCGGCCGGGACGCTGTCGGGCGGCGAGCGTTTCCGGGCGACGCTGGCGGCGCTGCTCCTGGCCGAGCCGGCGCCGCAGTTGCTGATGCTGGACGAGCCGACGAACAACCTGGACGCGGCGAGCGTGCGGAGCCTCGTCCAGGCACTGGAGGGGTACGAGGGCGCGCTGCTCGTGGCCGGCCACGACGTGCCGTTCCTGGAGGCGATCGGCATCACACGCACACTGGACATGGACGCGCTCACCTCACCCCGTGGCGCAACGTAA
- a CDS encoding acyl-ACP desaturase, with product MTLASPHLGSSAEWTDARLLHALEEVVEKELNRHLKAAKDWMPHEYVPWSDGRNFPGLFEDGEPWDPRQSKVSDVGRIALVVNLLTEDNLPSYHHEIATLFGRDGAWGTWVHRWTAEEGRHGIVMRDYLLASRAVDPDMLERFRMTHMSEGFESDNRHSALHSVAYVAFQELATRISHRNTGHRSGDPVCDRMLARIATDENLHMVFYRNLLGAAFELAPDLTMRAVRDVVVDFRMPGHGMPGFERAAAQMAIGEIYNLRIHHDDVLQPVLRFLRVLEIDGLGPEGLRAQEELGLYMNGLDAEAAKFDERLAARKARMAARAER from the coding sequence GTGACCCTTGCCTCTCCCCACCTCGGCAGTTCGGCGGAATGGACCGATGCCCGGCTGCTGCACGCGTTGGAAGAGGTGGTCGAGAAGGAACTGAACCGCCATCTCAAGGCCGCCAAGGACTGGATGCCGCATGAGTACGTCCCCTGGTCGGACGGCCGGAACTTCCCCGGCCTCTTCGAGGACGGGGAGCCTTGGGACCCCCGGCAGTCGAAGGTGTCCGACGTGGGCCGGATCGCCCTGGTGGTGAACCTCCTCACGGAGGACAACCTGCCGAGCTACCACCACGAGATCGCCACCCTCTTCGGCCGGGACGGCGCCTGGGGCACGTGGGTCCACCGCTGGACCGCCGAGGAGGGCCGCCACGGCATCGTGATGCGGGACTACCTGCTCGCCTCGCGGGCGGTGGACCCGGACATGCTGGAGCGGTTCCGCATGACCCACATGAGCGAGGGCTTCGAGTCGGACAACCGGCACTCGGCGCTGCACTCGGTGGCGTACGTGGCGTTCCAGGAGCTGGCGACGCGGATCTCGCACCGCAACACCGGGCACCGGTCGGGCGACCCGGTGTGCGACCGCATGCTGGCGCGCATCGCGACGGACGAGAACCTGCACATGGTCTTCTACCGGAACCTGCTGGGAGCGGCCTTCGAGCTCGCCCCCGACCTCACCATGCGGGCGGTCAGGGACGTGGTGGTCGACTTCCGGATGCCCGGGCACGGCATGCCCGGCTTCGAGCGGGCGGCGGCCCAGATGGCCATCGGCGAGATCTACAACCTGCGCATCCACCACGACGACGTGCTCCAGCCGGTGCTGCGGTTCCTCAGGGTCCTGGAGATCGACGGGCTCGGCCCGGAGGGTCTCCGGGCCCAGGAGGAGCTGGGTCTGTACATGAACGGGCTGGACGCGGAGGCGGCGAAGTTCGACGAGAGGCTCGCCGCGCGCAAGGCCCGGATGGCGGCCCGCGCCGAACGCTGA
- a CDS encoding WhiB family transcriptional regulator yields the protein MFRMPTYSIEDRTAPRSPLRPVQADAPSWQETALCAQTGPELFFPEPGSSTREAKFLCGMCEIREACLEYALTHDERFGVWGGLSEQERYALRRRAGRR from the coding sequence GTGTTCCGCATGCCGACGTACAGCATCGAAGACCGCACCGCCCCCCGCTCCCCCCTCCGCCCCGTCCAGGCCGACGCCCCCTCCTGGCAGGAGACCGCCCTGTGCGCCCAGACGGGGCCGGAGCTGTTCTTCCCGGAACCGGGATCGTCGACCCGGGAGGCGAAGTTCCTCTGCGGGATGTGCGAGATCCGCGAGGCGTGCCTGGAGTACGCGCTCACGCACGACGAGCGCTTCGGCGTGTGGGGCGGGCTCTCGGAGCAGGAGCGGTACGCGCTCAGGCGGCGGGCCGGCCGCCGCTGA